Proteins encoded within one genomic window of Vairimorpha necatrix chromosome 3, complete sequence:
- a CDS encoding mRNA-capping enzyme subunit (MCE1), with protein sequence MNVGTKLENEEKIKIYKRINELLKIDNPVNSYKFIGNHPISLTNDNIILLLKEDYMVCEKSDGVRMICLVIDQKIYFYDRKNEIYLIKDQTKTIDNTNVDNNDNVDNTNVDQTKTVDNNTNVNIYTNVDNTNVDNANVDNNYIVDGELFYDNSGKLNYAVFDCLLFNNENVCDKNLLKRLGYADLFIRNLIYKGDINFYLKIMYKSYGFLEIYNQIKNLNHKNDGLIFTPCFEKYILYKRGLLLKWKPPSINTIDFRLVKRSKGIYSLECSYKNNEIIFDYFESDHEDLNNKIGEFIFDKDRIIRDIENEINILGGWVLYKIRDDKDTPNHYRVVNNILESLEDNLDINELSRYYKPMRHNTKHRMK encoded by the coding sequence atgaatgtAGGGacaaaattagaaaacgaagaaaaaatcaaaatttacaaGAGAATTAATGAATTACTAAAAATAGACAACCCTGtaaattcttataaatttataggAAATCATCCCATTTCCCTTACAAATGACAATATCATTTTACTCCTTAAAGAGGACTATATGGTATGTGAGAAATCTGATGGGGTGAGAATGATTTGTCTTGTAATAGAtcagaaaatatatttttatgatcgAAAAAATgagatatatttaataaaagatcAAACTAAAACTATAGATAATACAAATGTAGATAATAATGACAATGTAGATAATACAAATGTAGATCAAACTAAAACTGTAGATAATAATACAaatgtaaatatatatacaaatgTAGATAATACAAATGTAGATAATGCAAATGTAGATAATAATTACATTGTTGATGGtgaattattttatgataattcgggtaaattaaattacGCTGTCTTTGACTGCttactttttaataatgaaaatgTCTGTGATAAGAATCTCTTAAAGAGACTTGGTTACGCTGATTTATTCATTAGAAATCTAATTTACAAAGgagatataaatttctaccttaaaattatgtatAAATCTTACGGATTCTTAGAAATTTACAATCAGATCAAAAATctaaatcataaaaatgatGGTCTAATTTTCACTCCTTGTTTtgagaaatatattttatataaaagaggtttacttttaaaatggAAACCTCCTTCTATAAACACGATAGATTTCAGATTAGTAAAAAGATCTAAAGGGATTTATAGCCTAGAATgttcatataaaaataatgagataatttttgattattttgaAAGTGATCATgaagatttaaataataaaattggggaatttatatttgataaagATAGAATTATTAGAGATATTGAGAATGAGATAAATATCCTAGGAGGATGggtattatataaaataaggGATGATAAAGATACACCTAATCATTAT